In the genome of Poecilia reticulata strain Guanapo linkage group LG16, Guppy_female_1.0+MT, whole genome shotgun sequence, one region contains:
- the LOC103477491 gene encoding sodium bicarbonate cotransporter 3-like isoform X1 produces MGDFWADVASQRVARGLSGNDEEAVLDQGKTSTSLHTNFEKEELESHRAVYVGVHVPLGRQSRRRHRHRGHRHHRRRRDRDDHEDGRESPSYDTPSQRVQFLLGTEDDDEEHIPHDLFTELDELAFRDGQVQVWKETARWLKFEEDVEDGGERWSKPYVATLSLHSLFELRSCIMNGTVLLDMRAGSIDEIADMVIDSMLATGQLEAEQQEKVREALLKRHHHQNEKKLSNRIPLVRSFADIGKKHSDSTLLERNGLLASPQSAPGNLDNKISESRIGTGSRENSTVDFSKVDMNFMKKIPPGAEASNVLVGEVDFLERPIIAFVRLAPAVLLTGLTEVPVPTRFLFLLLGPFGKGLQYHEIGRSIATLMTDEVFHDVAYKAKDRNDLLSGIDEFLDQVTVLPPGEWDPSIRIEPPKNVPSQEKRKMAAQPNGSAHCSESVKETEDHTGPELQRTGRIFGGLVNDVRRKAPFYWSDIKDALSLQCLASVLFLYCACMSPVVTFGGLLGETTHGSIGTMESLFGASMTGMAYSLFAGQPLTILGSTGPVLVFEKILFHFCENHGLSYLSLRTSIGLWTAFLCVLLVATDASSLVCYITRFTEEAFAALICIIFIYEALAKLVDMRKKFPVNLHNQLNNLTLYRCRCSAPSNASADVQQIWSSRNLTAGSIEWEQLNVTACQDLKGQFIGSACSEKGPFVPDVLFWSVILFFTTFFLSSFLKQFKTKRYFPTKVRSTISDFAVFLTIMVMVLLDYLVGIPSPKLEVPERFEPTTSDRSWLVSPLGTNPWWTLLAAVIPALLCTILIFMDQQITAIIINRKENKLKKGCGYHLDLLVVAVMLGVCSILGLPWFVAATVLSISHVNSLKVESGCAAPGEQPKFLGIREQRVTGFMIFILMGCSVFMTSALKLIPMPVLYGVFLYMGVSSLKGIQLFDRIKLFGMPSKHQPDLIYLRYVPLWKVHVFTAVQLSCLIILWAIKATEAAVIFPMMVLALVFIRKLLDFCFTKRELSWLDDLIPESKKKKDDDKKKKEEDAQRMMEEVEDEPPYDPQSVLKFPIKSLKDRSDPSEVNISDEMAKSGIWKSVSKNSEGGKALKRCKSQEKLPSVQISMENEDGRRFVDAETAL; encoded by the exons atGGGAGACTTTTGGGCAGACGTGGCCTCTCAGCGCGTGGCCAGAGGACTCTCG gGAAACGATGAGGAGGCCGTTCTGGACCAGGGCAAGACCAGCACCTCGCTGCACACTAACTTTGAGAAGGAGGAACTGGAGA GCCACAGAGCCGTGTACGTCGGCGTTCACGTCCCGCTGGGCCGGCAGAGCCGCAGGCGTCACCGGCACCGCGGACACCGCCATCACCGCAGGCGGCGGGACCGGGACGATCATGAGGACGGCCGGGAATCTCCGTCGTACG ACACGCCGTCCCAGAGGGTCCAGTTTCTCCTCGGCACCGAAGACGACGACGAGGAACACATCCCCCACGACCTGTTCACCGAGCTGGATGAGCTCGCCTTCAGGGACGGACAGGTCCAGGTGTGGAAGGAGACGGCCAG GTGGCTGAAGTTCGAGGAAGACGTGGAGGACGGCGGCGAGCGCTGGAGCAAGCCGTACGTCGCCACGCTGTCGCTGCACAGCCTGTTTGAGCTTCGCTCCTGCATCATGAACGGCACCGTGCTGCTGGACATGAGGGCCGGCTCCATCGACGAGATCGCAG ACATGGTGATCGACAGCATGCTGGCGACCGGCCAGCTGGAGGCGGAGCAGCAGGAGAAGGTGAGGGAGGCTCTGCTGAAACGCCACCATCACCAGAACGAGAAGAAGCTGAGCAACCGCATCCCGCTGGTCCGCTCCTTCGCAGACATAGGCAAGAAGCATTCGGACTCAACGCTGCTGGAGCGCAACG GGCTGCTGGCGTCGCCGCAGTCGGCTCCAGGAAACCTGGACAACAAGATCAGCGAGAGCCGGATCGGCACCGGCAGCCGAGAGAACAGCACCGTGGACTTCAGCAAG GTGGACATGAACTTTATGAAGAAGATCCCGCCTGGCGCCGAAGCCTCCAACGTCCTGGTGGGAGAGGTGGACTTCCTGGAGCGGCCCATCATCGCCTTCGTCCGCCTGGCGCCGGCCGTGCTGCTGACGGGCCTCACTGAGGTTCCGGTACCAACCAG GTTTCTGTTCCTGCTGCTCGGTCCGTTCGGGAAAGGCCTGCAGTACCACGAGATCGGACGCTCCATCGCCACGCTGATGACCGACGAG GTCTTCCATGATGTGGCGTACAAGGCCAAGGACCGGAACGACCTGCTGTCCGGCATCGACGAGTTCCTGGACCAGGTCACGGTTCTGCCGCCGGGCGAGTGGGACCCCAGCATCCGGATCGAGCCTCCGAAAAACGTCCCGTCTCAG GAGAAGAGGAAGATGGCGGCGCAGCCTAATGGCTCCGCCCACTGCTCAGAGTCTGTGAAGGAGACGGAGGATCACACGGGCCCAGAGCTGCAGCGGACgggcag GATCTTCGGAGGCCTGGTGAACGACGTTCGGAGGAAAGCGCCGTTCTACTGGAGTGACATCAAAGACGCGCTGAGTCTGCAGTGCCTGGCGTCTGTCCTCTTCCTGTACTGCGCCTGCATGTCGCCCGTCGTCACCTTCGGCGGCCTGCTGGGGGAGACCACCCACGGCAGCATA GGCACCATGGAGTCTCTGTTCGGGGCGTCCATGACGGGCATGGCCTACTCCCTGTTCGCCGGCCAGCCGCTCACCATCCTGGGCAGcaccggcccggttctggtgtTCGAGAAGATTCTCTTCCATTTCTGCGA GAATCACGGTCTGTCCTACCTGTCCCTGCGGACGAGCATCGGGCTGTGGACGGCCTTCCTGTGCGTCCTGCTGGTCGCCACGGACGCCAGCTCTCTGGTCTGCTACATCACCCGCTTCACCGAGGAAGCCTTCGCCGCCCTCATCTGCATCATCTTCATCTACGAGGCTCTGGCCAAGCTGGTCGACATGAGGAAGAAGTTCCCCGTCAACCTGCACAACCAGCTCAACAACCTCACCTTGTACAG ATGTCGATGTTCTGCTCCCTCCAACGCCTCAGCAGACGTCCAGCAGATCTGGAGCAGCAGGAACCTGACAGCAGGAAGCATCGAGTGGGAGCAGCTGAACGTGACG GCATGTCAGGACTTGAAGGGACAGTTTATCGGGTCGGCTTGCAGTGAAAAAGGACCCTTCGTCCCAGATGTCCTCTTCTGGTCCGTCATCCTCTTCTTCACcactttcttcctctcctcgTTCCTCAAACAGTTCAAGACCAAGAGATACTTCCCCACCAAG GTGCGGTCGACCATTAGTGACTTCGCCGTCTTCCTGACCATCATGGTCATGGTGCTGCTGGATTACCTGGTGGGAATTCCTTCTCCCAAGCTGGAAGTCCCGGAGCGATTCGAG CCGACCACCAGCGACCGGTCCTGGCTGGTTTCGCCGCTCGGCACCAACCCCTGGTGGACGCTGCTGGCGGCCGTCATCCCCGCTCTGCTCTGCACCATCCTGATCTTCATGGACCAGCAGATCACCGCCATCATCATCAACAGGAAGGAGAACAAGCTGAAG AAGGGCTGTGGGTACCACCTGGACCTGCTGGTGGTGGCAGTCATGCTGGGGGTCTGCTCCATCCTGGGCCTGCCCTGGTTCGTGGCGGCCACCGTCCTCTCCATCTCCCACGTCAACAGCCTGAAGGTGGAGTCGGGCTGCGCCGCGCCCGGAGAGCAACCCAAGTTCCTGGGCATCCGGGAGCAACGGGTGACGGGATTCATGATCTTCATCCTGATGGGCTGCTCCGTCTTCATGACGTCCGCGCTCAAG CTGATCCCGATGCCCGTCCTCTATGGCGTCTTCCTCTACATGGGAGTGTCGTCACTCAAAGGCATCCAG CTCTTCGACCGGATCAAGCTGTTCGGCATGCCGTCCAAGCACCAGCCGGACCTCATCTACCTGCGCTACGTCCCGCTCTGGAAGGTCCACGTCTTCACCGCCGTCCAGCTGTCCTGCCTCATCATCCTCTGGGCCATCAAGGCGACGGAAGCCGCCGTCATCTTCCCCATGATG GTTCTGGCGCTCGTCTTCATCCGGAAGCTTCTGGACTTTTGCTTCACCAAGAGAGAGCTGAGCTGGCTGGACGACCTGATCCCCgagagcaagaagaagaaggacgacgacaagaagaagaaggaggag GACGCCCAGCGGATGATGGAGGAAGTGGAGGACGAGCCGCCCTACGATCCTCAGAGCGTCCTGAAGTTCCCCATCAAGTCGCTGAAGGACAG GTCCGACCCGTCTGAGGTCAACATCTCTGATGAAATGGCCAAAAGTGGAATCTGGAAATCCGTTTCCAAGAACTCTGAGGGAGGAAAGGCTTTGAAACGCTGCAAGAG TCAGGAGAAACTTCCCAGCGTCCAGATCAGCATGGAGAACGAGGACGGACGGAGGTTCGTGGACGCTGAGACGGCGTTATGA